In one Tessaracoccus palaemonis genomic region, the following are encoded:
- the glnA gene encoding type I glutamate--ammonia ligase yields MFQGADDLLAYIKEEGIETIDVRFCDLPGVMQHFTVPAGSFGPEVFEDGLNFDGSSITGFQKIHESDMSLFPDPTTAYVDPFRKSKTLNVNFFVHDPLTKEPYSRDPRNIAKKAMAYLASTGIGDTAFFAPEAEFYVFDDIRFDTSSNSSYYHIDSEAGAWNTGRVEDGGNRGYKVKYKGGYFPVAPVDHFGDLRDDIVRHMEAAGLEVERAHHEVGTAGQAEINWRFDVLLKAADDVMKFKYLVKNTAWAAGKTATFMPKPIFGDNGSGMHCHQSIWDSGKPLFYDENGYAGLSDMARYYIGGLLKHAPSLLAFTNPSVNSYHRLVPGFEAPVNLVYSQRNRSACIRIPITGSNPKAKRIEFRCPDPSSNPYLAFAAMLLAGIDGIQNRIEPMAPIDKDLYELPAEEHAQVPTVPGSLGAVLDSLEADHEFLLAGDVFTPDLIETWIELKRAEIQAIAMRPHPHEFELYYAI; encoded by the coding sequence ATGTTCCAAGGCGCAGACGACCTCCTGGCCTACATCAAGGAAGAGGGCATCGAGACCATCGACGTCCGCTTCTGTGACCTGCCCGGCGTCATGCAGCACTTCACCGTGCCCGCAGGTTCCTTCGGCCCGGAGGTCTTCGAGGACGGCCTGAACTTCGACGGTTCGTCGATCACGGGCTTCCAGAAGATCCACGAGTCGGACATGTCCCTGTTCCCAGACCCGACCACCGCCTACGTCGACCCCTTCCGGAAGTCGAAGACCCTCAACGTCAACTTCTTCGTGCACGACCCGCTGACGAAGGAGCCCTACTCGCGCGATCCCCGCAACATCGCCAAGAAGGCCATGGCGTACCTCGCCTCCACCGGCATCGGTGACACCGCCTTCTTCGCCCCCGAGGCCGAGTTCTACGTCTTCGACGACATCCGCTTCGACACCTCGTCGAACTCCTCCTACTACCACATCGACTCCGAGGCCGGCGCCTGGAACACCGGCCGCGTCGAGGACGGTGGCAACCGCGGTTACAAGGTCAAGTACAAGGGTGGCTACTTCCCCGTGGCCCCCGTCGACCACTTCGGCGACCTGCGCGACGACATCGTCCGCCACATGGAGGCCGCAGGCCTCGAGGTCGAGCGTGCGCACCACGAGGTCGGCACCGCCGGCCAGGCCGAGATCAACTGGCGCTTCGACGTGCTGCTCAAGGCCGCCGACGACGTCATGAAGTTCAAGTACCTCGTCAAGAACACCGCCTGGGCCGCCGGCAAGACCGCGACCTTCATGCCGAAGCCGATCTTCGGTGACAACGGCTCGGGCATGCACTGCCACCAGTCGATCTGGGACAGCGGCAAGCCGCTGTTCTACGACGAGAACGGCTACGCCGGGCTCTCCGACATGGCCCGCTACTACATCGGTGGCCTGCTGAAGCACGCCCCGTCGCTCCTGGCGTTCACCAACCCGTCGGTCAACTCGTACCACCGCCTGGTCCCCGGCTTCGAGGCCCCGGTCAACCTGGTCTACTCGCAGCGCAACCGCTCGGCCTGCATCCGCATCCCGATCACCGGGTCGAACCCGAAGGCCAAGCGCATCGAGTTCCGCTGCCCCGATCCCTCCAGCAACCCGTACCTGGCCTTCGCGGCCATGCTGCTGGCCGGCATCGACGGCATCCAGAACCGCATCGAGCCCATGGCCCCGATCGACAAGGACCTCTACGAGCTGCCCGCCGAGGAGCACGCGCAGGTCCCGACCGTCCCCGGCAGCCTCGGCGCCGTCCTCGACTCCCTCGAGGCCGACCACGAGTTCCTGCTCGCCGGCGACGTGTTCACGCCCGACCTCATCGAGACGTGGATCGAGCTGAAGCGCGCCGAGATCCAGGCCATCGCGATGCGCCCGCACCCGCACGAGTTCGAGCTCTACTACGCGATCTGA
- a CDS encoding amino acid ABC transporter ATP-binding/permease protein encodes MNRLDLTRWLVHHTRQFLPTLTLAVLARLAGQLLGVALLVVAVDRLGRAAAGEDVSVWGSVGVLAAIAILKAVLRYAEHYAGHWVAFTALQHLRNLFFHRLVPQAPAATRGRAGAELTERATRDIDRIEVFFAHTLPPAISSVLVPATALIWLGAAVDSRLALIVAPLVVLGVVVAPWLAGRSTWRAAGRVAKGRGDIAAHLGDDFQGLREILAFGQAGQRLAGLDAADAELTKARSGSGRVQGARAAVGTVLQLGAIVMPLIVGSAIGATAIDIAVTLAVAVALWKPAQGIDDFVTGLDASFAAAERVRRIVDGVPTVQEPTAPGALPADASVTLEDVTMRYPGAERPALDAVSVSFPARRWSRLVGISGSGKSTLASLIPRGFDPASGTVRIGGVDVRGLPLDELRRRVALVSQRPTMLKGTLGDNLRLGRPDATDLELVEAMRTVALDGWLAGLPQGLDTPIGERGTTVSGGQLQRVALARALVSRPDALILDEALSQLDADTAREVCARLAAFDDELTVIEITHRADLVPDDGFVTVLDEGRVVEAGTAGELRAGRGAFARLEARVA; translated from the coding sequence GTGAACCGCCTCGACCTGACCCGTTGGCTCGTGCACCACACGCGCCAGTTCCTCCCCACCCTGACCCTCGCGGTGCTGGCCCGCCTCGCCGGGCAGCTGCTCGGCGTCGCGCTGCTGGTGGTGGCCGTGGACCGCCTCGGCCGCGCCGCCGCCGGCGAGGACGTCTCCGTCTGGGGCTCCGTCGGTGTGCTCGCCGCCATCGCGATCCTCAAGGCCGTCCTGCGCTACGCCGAGCACTACGCCGGCCACTGGGTGGCCTTCACCGCGCTGCAGCACCTGCGCAACCTGTTCTTCCACCGCCTCGTGCCGCAGGCCCCCGCCGCCACCCGCGGCCGCGCCGGCGCCGAGCTGACCGAGCGCGCCACCCGGGACATCGATCGCATCGAGGTCTTCTTCGCGCACACGCTGCCCCCGGCGATCTCGTCGGTCCTGGTGCCGGCCACGGCGCTGATCTGGCTCGGCGCGGCCGTCGACTCGCGGCTGGCGCTGATCGTGGCCCCGCTGGTGGTGCTCGGCGTCGTCGTCGCACCCTGGCTGGCCGGGAGGTCGACCTGGCGGGCGGCCGGTCGCGTCGCGAAGGGTCGAGGCGACATCGCCGCCCACCTCGGCGACGACTTCCAGGGCCTGCGCGAGATCCTCGCGTTCGGCCAGGCGGGGCAGCGCCTCGCCGGCCTCGATGCCGCCGACGCGGAGCTCACGAAGGCCCGCAGCGGCTCCGGCCGCGTGCAGGGCGCCCGCGCCGCCGTCGGCACCGTGCTGCAGCTCGGCGCGATCGTCATGCCGCTGATCGTCGGCAGCGCCATCGGCGCCACCGCCATCGACATCGCCGTGACCCTGGCGGTGGCCGTGGCGCTGTGGAAGCCCGCGCAGGGCATCGACGACTTCGTCACGGGCCTCGACGCCTCGTTCGCGGCCGCCGAGCGAGTCCGCCGCATCGTCGACGGCGTCCCGACCGTGCAGGAGCCGACGGCGCCCGGCGCCCTCCCCGCCGACGCGTCCGTCACCCTCGAGGATGTCACGATGCGCTATCCCGGAGCCGAGCGCCCAGCACTCGATGCGGTGAGCGTGTCGTTCCCCGCCCGACGCTGGTCGCGCCTGGTCGGCATCTCCGGCAGCGGCAAGTCGACGCTGGCCAGCCTGATCCCCCGCGGCTTCGATCCCGCCTCCGGCACCGTGCGGATCGGCGGGGTGGACGTCCGCGGGCTGCCGCTCGACGAGCTGCGCCGACGCGTGGCGCTCGTGTCTCAGCGGCCCACGATGCTGAAGGGCACCCTGGGCGACAACCTGCGCCTCGGCCGCCCCGACGCCACCGACCTCGAGCTGGTGGAGGCGATGCGCACGGTCGCCCTCGACGGCTGGCTCGCCGGGCTGCCCCAGGGCCTCGACACCCCGATCGGCGAGCGTGGCACCACCGTCTCCGGCGGCCAGCTGCAGCGAGTCGCCCTCGCCCGCGCACTGGTGTCCCGCCCGGACGCCCTGATCCTGGACGAGGCACTCAGCCAGCTCGACGCCGACACTGCGCGCGAGGTGTGCGCCCGGCTCGCGGCGTTCGACGACGAGCTCACTGTGATCGAGATCACGCACCGCGCCGACCTCGTGCCGGACGACGGGTTCGTCACCGTCCTGGATGAGGGGCGCGTCGTCGAGGCGGGTACCGCGGGTGAGCTGCGCGCCGGCCGTGGCGCGTTCGCCCGCCTGGAGGCGCGCGTCGCCTGA
- the exaC gene encoding acetaldehyde dehydrogenase ExaC, with the protein MTVYAKPGTDGSVMAYESRYENWIGGEWVPPVRGQYFENPSPVDGKTFCEVARSTAEDIELALDAAHAAAPAWGKTPPADRALALLRIADRMEEHLEKIAVAETWDNGKAVRETLAADIPLAIDHFRYFAGALRAQEGAISEVDEDTVAYHFHEPLGVVGQIIPWNFPILMAVWKLAPALAAGNAVVLKPAEQTPASILYLMSLISDLLPPGVVNIVNGFGVEAGKPLASSNRVRKIAFTGETTTGRLIMQYASENLIPVTLELGGKSPNIFFSDVLAADDGFLDRALEGFTMFAFNQGEVCTCPSRALIQENIYDDFMAKAIDRVSRIRQGNPLDTDTQMGAQASNDQFEKITSYLRIGKEEGAKVLIGGEPADLGGDLSTGFYIQPTVFEGRNRMRIFQEEIFGPVLAVTTFSDYADAISIANDTLYGLGAGVWSRDGATAYRAGREIQAGRVWTNTYHDYPAHAAFGGYKQSGIGRETHLMMLEHYQQTKNLLVGYAQSAKGFF; encoded by the coding sequence ATGACCGTCTACGCGAAGCCCGGCACCGACGGGTCCGTCATGGCCTACGAGTCCCGCTACGAGAACTGGATCGGGGGTGAGTGGGTGCCGCCGGTCAGGGGGCAGTACTTCGAGAACCCGTCTCCGGTCGACGGGAAGACGTTCTGCGAGGTGGCGCGCTCCACCGCCGAGGACATCGAGCTCGCGCTCGACGCCGCGCACGCTGCGGCCCCCGCCTGGGGGAAGACCCCGCCCGCCGACCGTGCCCTGGCGCTGCTGCGGATCGCGGACCGCATGGAGGAGCACCTCGAGAAGATCGCCGTCGCCGAGACCTGGGACAACGGCAAGGCCGTCCGCGAGACGCTGGCCGCCGACATCCCGCTCGCGATCGACCACTTCCGCTACTTCGCCGGGGCCCTGCGCGCGCAGGAGGGTGCCATCTCCGAGGTCGACGAAGACACCGTCGCCTACCACTTCCACGAGCCGCTGGGCGTCGTCGGCCAGATCATCCCGTGGAACTTCCCCATCCTGATGGCGGTGTGGAAGCTCGCCCCGGCGCTGGCCGCCGGCAACGCCGTCGTGCTGAAGCCCGCCGAGCAGACCCCGGCGTCGATCCTCTACCTGATGTCGCTGATCTCCGACCTGCTGCCACCCGGCGTCGTCAACATCGTCAACGGGTTCGGCGTGGAGGCGGGCAAGCCGCTGGCCTCCAGCAACCGGGTCCGCAAGATCGCGTTCACGGGCGAGACCACCACCGGCCGCCTCATCATGCAGTACGCCTCGGAGAACCTGATCCCCGTCACCCTCGAGCTGGGCGGCAAGTCGCCCAACATCTTCTTCTCCGACGTGCTCGCCGCCGACGACGGGTTCCTCGACCGCGCGCTCGAGGGGTTCACGATGTTCGCCTTCAACCAGGGCGAGGTCTGCACCTGCCCCAGCCGCGCGCTGATCCAGGAGAACATCTACGACGACTTCATGGCCAAGGCCATCGACCGCGTCAGCCGCATCCGGCAGGGCAACCCGCTCGACACCGACACGCAGATGGGAGCCCAGGCATCCAACGACCAGTTCGAGAAGATCACCTCCTACCTGAGGATCGGTAAGGAGGAGGGCGCCAAGGTGCTGATCGGCGGCGAGCCGGCCGACCTCGGCGGCGACCTGTCGACCGGCTTCTACATCCAGCCCACCGTCTTCGAGGGCCGCAACCGGATGCGCATCTTCCAGGAGGAGATCTTCGGGCCGGTGCTGGCGGTGACGACCTTCTCGGACTACGCGGACGCCATCTCGATCGCCAACGACACCCTCTACGGTCTCGGGGCGGGCGTCTGGAGCCGCGACGGCGCCACGGCCTACCGGGCGGGGCGCGAGATCCAGGCGGGGCGCGTGTGGACCAACACGTACCACGACTACCCGGCCCACGCGGCCTTCGGCGGCTACAAGCAGTCCGGCATCGGGCGCGAGACGCACCTCATGATGCTCGAGCACTACCAGCAGACCAAGAACCTGCTGGTCGGCTACGCGCAGAGCGCCAAGGGCTTCTTCTGA
- a CDS encoding dicarboxylate/amino acid:cation symporter, with amino-acid sequence MSSTTLGASAALSSEQSPRKKPFYTGLAFQIVAGLVVGLILGLIAVAIGPVSEDQPNWLTGLLTQVGSAYVKLLTVLVIPLVVTAVISSVARLREVTNAARLAVQTLIWFAITALASVIVGIVVGLVSSPWLTAGVSGDAAAEPSRVGDWTAFLTGLVPSNIFGLSVNVTDTGDAVTASPSFSILQILLISIALGIAALKVGARADAFVSFAESALAVVQKVLWWIIRLAPIGTAALIGKAVVTYGWSSLASLGVFVVALYIGLLIVLLVVYPIVLRSNGLGIGQFFRNVWPVTSLGFITRSSMGVMPVTQQVTERNLGVPREYSSFAVPLGATTKMDGCAAVYPALAAIFIAQFYGVHLNLTHYLLIAFVAVIGSAATAGTTGATVMLTLTLSTLGLPLAGVGLLLAVEPIVDMGRTALNVTGQALVPTIVAKREGILNETVYDADPSFNGVSV; translated from the coding sequence ATGTCTTCAACCACCCTCGGCGCTTCCGCCGCGCTCTCATCCGAGCAGTCGCCGCGAAAGAAGCCCTTCTACACCGGCCTCGCGTTCCAGATCGTCGCCGGCCTGGTCGTCGGCCTGATCCTCGGCCTCATCGCCGTGGCGATCGGCCCCGTCTCCGAGGACCAGCCCAACTGGCTGACCGGCCTTCTGACCCAGGTCGGCAGCGCCTACGTCAAGCTCCTGACCGTCCTTGTCATCCCGCTGGTGGTCACCGCCGTCATCTCGTCGGTCGCCCGGCTGCGCGAGGTCACCAACGCGGCCCGCCTCGCCGTGCAGACCCTGATCTGGTTCGCCATCACCGCGCTGGCCTCCGTCATCGTCGGCATCGTCGTCGGGCTGGTGTCCAGCCCGTGGCTCACCGCCGGCGTCTCCGGCGACGCGGCCGCCGAGCCCAGTCGCGTCGGCGACTGGACCGCGTTCCTCACCGGGCTCGTGCCGTCGAACATCTTCGGCCTGTCCGTGAACGTCACCGACACCGGCGACGCCGTCACCGCCTCCCCCAGCTTCTCGATCCTGCAGATCCTGCTGATCTCTATCGCGCTCGGCATCGCGGCGCTGAAGGTCGGCGCCAGGGCCGACGCGTTCGTCTCCTTCGCCGAGTCCGCGCTCGCCGTCGTGCAGAAGGTGCTGTGGTGGATCATCCGGCTGGCCCCCATCGGCACCGCCGCCCTGATCGGCAAGGCCGTCGTCACGTACGGCTGGAGCTCGCTCGCCTCGCTGGGCGTGTTCGTCGTCGCCCTCTACATCGGCCTGCTGATCGTCCTGCTGGTGGTCTACCCGATCGTCCTGCGGAGCAACGGGCTCGGCATCGGGCAGTTCTTCCGCAACGTCTGGCCCGTCACGTCTCTCGGCTTCATCACCCGCTCGTCCATGGGCGTGATGCCCGTCACGCAGCAGGTGACGGAGCGCAACCTCGGCGTGCCGCGTGAGTACTCGTCGTTCGCCGTGCCGCTGGGCGCGACCACGAAGATGGACGGCTGCGCCGCGGTCTACCCCGCGCTGGCCGCGATCTTCATCGCACAGTTCTACGGCGTGCACCTGAACCTGACGCACTACCTGCTGATCGCGTTCGTCGCCGTCATCGGGTCCGCCGCCACCGCGGGCACCACCGGCGCGACGGTGATGCTGACGCTGACGCTGTCCACGCTCGGCCTGCCGCTGGCGGGCGTCGGCCTGCTGCTGGCCGTCGAGCCGATCGTCGACATGGGCCGCACCGCGCTGAACGTGACCGGCCAGGCGCTCGTTCCGACGATCGTCGCCAAGCGGGAAGGCATCCTGAACGAGACGGTCTACGACGCCGACCCGTCGTTCAACGGGGTCTCCGTCTGA
- a CDS encoding RDD family protein, whose amino-acid sequence MTQTHEDHDLYPGESLGLPQAGRGSLASWLARVGAMIGDWAASMVVAIALFGMDVMTGSGWKSFMILAVYFVQASLLTIFAGGSFGQLIARIGIVRVDGSPLGWWRPIVRTALKCLVIPALVVGAERRAITDLVLGTVVVNRR is encoded by the coding sequence GTGACCCAGACGCACGAGGACCACGACCTCTACCCCGGCGAGTCGCTCGGACTCCCGCAGGCCGGCCGCGGGTCGCTCGCATCCTGGCTCGCCCGCGTCGGCGCGATGATCGGCGACTGGGCCGCCAGCATGGTCGTCGCGATCGCGCTGTTCGGCATGGACGTGATGACCGGCTCGGGCTGGAAGTCGTTCATGATCCTGGCCGTCTACTTCGTCCAGGCAAGCCTGCTCACGATCTTCGCCGGCGGGTCCTTCGGGCAGCTGATCGCGCGCATCGGCATCGTCCGCGTCGACGGCTCGCCGCTCGGCTGGTGGCGCCCCATCGTCCGCACCGCGCTGAAGTGCCTCGTCATCCCGGCGCTCGTGGTCGGGGCGGAGCGCCGCGCGATCACCGACCTGGTGCTCGGCACCGTCGTCGTCAACCGCCGCTGA
- a CDS encoding AAA family ATPase, whose protein sequence is MYRTLAVSGYRSLRDVSVKLGRVTVVTGPNGAGKSSLYRALRLLAGCALGDAIGSLAREGGLCSVLWAGPESLAGARRTGVTQGTTRSGPVSLRLGIGADGYSYLIDLGLPQPLTSAFERDPEIKREAAWAGPVMRASTMLARRKGPRIEVRDEGPWEELGLRLPSHASMLADVPELRALRDDLAAWRFYDALRIDAAAPARQPQVGTRTWALAPDGADVAAALQTIRERGKAPLAEAVADAFPGSTLSIHVSDGVFDLAMQQPGMLRPLRAAELSDGTLRYLMHLAALYSPAPPPLMALNEPETSLHPSLIAPLARLIAAAPTQVVVVTHSAELLERLTDEVPEGDLELVELGKDLGETVVGGQGLLSRPAWEWGRR, encoded by the coding sequence ATGTACCGCACCCTCGCCGTCTCCGGCTACCGCTCGCTCCGCGACGTCTCCGTGAAGCTGGGGCGCGTCACCGTGGTGACCGGGCCGAACGGGGCGGGCAAGTCGAGCCTGTACCGGGCGCTGCGCCTGCTCGCCGGGTGCGCGCTGGGCGACGCGATCGGGTCGCTGGCCCGCGAGGGCGGGCTCTGCTCCGTCCTGTGGGCGGGGCCGGAGTCGCTCGCCGGGGCCAGGCGCACGGGAGTGACGCAGGGCACGACGCGGTCCGGACCCGTCTCGCTCCGGCTCGGGATCGGCGCCGACGGTTACTCGTATCTGATCGACCTCGGGCTCCCCCAGCCGCTGACCTCCGCGTTCGAGCGCGACCCGGAGATCAAGCGCGAGGCCGCCTGGGCCGGGCCCGTGATGCGGGCCTCCACGATGCTTGCCCGGCGGAAGGGGCCCCGGATCGAGGTCCGCGACGAGGGGCCGTGGGAGGAGCTGGGGCTGCGGCTTCCGTCACACGCGTCGATGCTGGCCGACGTGCCCGAGCTGCGCGCCCTGCGCGACGACCTGGCCGCGTGGCGCTTCTACGACGCGCTGCGCATCGACGCGGCCGCGCCGGCGCGGCAGCCGCAGGTCGGCACCCGCACGTGGGCGCTGGCCCCCGACGGCGCCGACGTCGCGGCCGCCCTGCAGACCATCCGCGAGCGCGGGAAGGCCCCGCTCGCGGAGGCCGTCGCCGATGCCTTCCCCGGGTCGACGCTCAGCATCCACGTCTCCGACGGGGTTTTCGACCTCGCGATGCAGCAGCCCGGGATGCTCCGCCCGCTGCGCGCCGCCGAGCTGTCCGACGGGACCCTGCGCTACCTCATGCACCTGGCCGCGCTCTACTCCCCCGCGCCGCCGCCGCTCATGGCGCTCAACGAGCCGGAGACGAGCCTTCACCCGTCGCTGATCGCGCCGCTGGCGAGGCTCATCGCCGCGGCGCCGACGCAGGTCGTGGTGGTGACGCACTCGGCCGAGCTGCTCGAGCGGCTCACCGACGAGGTGCCGGAGGGCGACCTGGAGCTCGTCGAGCTCGGTAAGGACCTCGGCGAGACCGTCGTCGGCGGCCAGGGGCTGCTCAGCCGACCCGCGTGGGAGTGGGGCCGCCGGTGA
- a CDS encoding ATP-binding cassette domain-containing protein, which yields MSRDTAPKKAKAPLHPQVKAATPSWMGRVSVGLAWGGAAATSVLFIRAGIILDRGVVAPDVTLLVVCAVVAAACSAGSSWFAQWAGATAERTLRQRLVAAAFGSGVAGTAGRSGRLLSSATGGVERTAHYRAGFLGPITGALTTPFLVLAVMAVGVSPAVAGWLALLVLLVPVLIGAFQRFVRPLGAEYGRSLGALTASFLEAIQALETLVLARAAGRVADDLAERGEQHRTRIMKLLAGNQLIILIVDGAFSLTVIVAAAGMSIARIQDGAMTFGQGVAIVLMSLLVTGPVDMVGQFLYIGIGGRAAQSQLSAQLAAHEAAAPAAGTVRAADALPGSLVLDGLTCGWPGGPDVLTDLSFTVAPGERVALVGPSGVGKSTAGAAIQAHLLPTSGRVIVDGYDTATTDAATVRASLAVVEQRTFLFLGSIADNLRLAKPGATDDDLWRVLELAGLGDEVAAMERGLDTPVGEHGMLLSGGQAQRLSIARAWLRDAPILLLDEPTSQVDLAGEAAILEALDRLAEGRTVLMIAHRPGAILAADRTVSLRPAVSSQKGMR from the coding sequence ATGAGCCGCGACACGGCACCGAAGAAGGCGAAAGCCCCCCTGCATCCGCAGGTGAAGGCCGCCACCCCGTCCTGGATGGGACGCGTCAGCGTCGGCCTCGCCTGGGGCGGCGCCGCGGCCACCTCCGTCCTGTTCATCCGCGCCGGGATCATCCTCGACCGGGGCGTCGTGGCACCGGACGTCACGCTGCTCGTCGTCTGCGCCGTGGTCGCGGCCGCCTGCTCCGCCGGCTCGTCGTGGTTCGCGCAGTGGGCCGGGGCCACCGCCGAGCGCACGCTGCGGCAGCGACTCGTCGCGGCCGCCTTCGGCTCGGGTGTCGCCGGCACCGCCGGCCGGTCAGGCAGGCTGCTGTCGTCGGCCACCGGCGGCGTCGAGCGGACCGCGCACTACCGAGCGGGCTTCCTCGGCCCCATCACGGGCGCGCTGACCACCCCGTTCCTGGTGCTCGCCGTCATGGCAGTGGGCGTCAGCCCCGCCGTCGCGGGCTGGCTCGCCCTGCTCGTCCTTCTTGTTCCTGTGCTGATCGGCGCGTTCCAGCGCTTCGTCCGCCCGCTGGGCGCCGAGTACGGCCGCTCGCTCGGCGCGCTGACAGCGTCCTTCCTCGAGGCCATCCAGGCCCTCGAGACGCTCGTGCTGGCCCGCGCTGCCGGCCGCGTCGCCGACGACCTCGCGGAGCGCGGGGAGCAGCACCGCACCAGGATCATGAAGCTCCTGGCCGGCAACCAGCTGATCATCCTGATCGTCGACGGCGCATTCTCCCTGACGGTGATCGTCGCCGCGGCCGGAATGTCGATCGCCCGGATCCAGGACGGCGCCATGACGTTCGGCCAGGGTGTTGCCATCGTGCTCATGTCGCTGCTGGTCACAGGCCCCGTCGACATGGTCGGCCAGTTCCTCTACATCGGCATCGGCGGCCGCGCGGCCCAGAGCCAGCTCAGCGCCCAGCTCGCCGCGCACGAGGCGGCCGCCCCCGCGGCCGGCACTGTCCGCGCCGCCGACGCCCTCCCCGGCTCGCTGGTGCTCGACGGCCTGACGTGCGGCTGGCCCGGCGGCCCCGACGTGCTGACCGACCTCAGCTTCACCGTCGCCCCGGGTGAGCGCGTGGCGCTGGTCGGCCCCAGCGGCGTCGGCAAGTCCACCGCGGGCGCCGCCATCCAGGCCCACCTCCTGCCCACCTCCGGCCGCGTGATCGTCGACGGATACGACACCGCGACGACCGACGCGGCCACCGTCCGCGCCTCGCTGGCCGTGGTCGAGCAGCGCACGTTCCTGTTCCTCGGGTCCATCGCGGACAACCTCCGCCTCGCGAAGCCGGGCGCGACCGACGACGACCTGTGGCGCGTCCTCGAGCTGGCCGGGCTGGGCGACGAGGTCGCTGCCATGGAGCGCGGCCTCGACACCCCCGTCGGCGAGCACGGCATGCTGCTGTCCGGCGGTCAGGCGCAGCGCCTGTCGATCGCGCGTGCCTGGCTGCGCGACGCGCCGATCCTGCTGCTCGACGAACCGACCTCCCAGGTGGACCTGGCGGGCGAGGCCGCGATCCTCGAGGCCCTCGACCGGCTGGCCGAGGGCCGCACGGTCCTCATGATCGCGCACCGCCCCGGGGCCATCCTGGCCGCCGACCGCACCGTCAGCCTCCGCCCCGCCGTCAGCTCCCAGAAGGGCATGCGGTGA
- a CDS encoding aldo/keto reductase, translating to MPADFTLNDATTLPALGFGLYKVPAELTEQVIADGVAAGYRLVDGAEFYGNEEEVGRALKHVDRDALRVTSKFWGEESQSRDAVLRSFDASEKALDTHIDIYMIHWPRPARNQYVDVWRTLIELRDAGRVTTIGVSNFTEAHVQRLIDETGVTPAVNQVESHPWLPQHDLRAFHAAHGIVTQAWSPLGRGRVLQDPTLAAIAERLDVTVAQVIIRWHLQLGSALIPKSTHPERLRQNNDVDGFELSEEDMSTIARLETGQRTGTHPDDRQ from the coding sequence ATGCCAGCTGACTTCACGCTCAACGATGCGACGACACTCCCCGCGCTGGGCTTCGGCCTGTACAAGGTGCCTGCGGAGCTCACGGAACAGGTCATCGCCGACGGTGTGGCCGCCGGCTACCGGCTGGTCGACGGGGCCGAGTTCTACGGCAACGAGGAGGAGGTCGGCCGCGCGCTGAAGCACGTCGACCGCGACGCGCTACGCGTCACCAGCAAGTTCTGGGGGGAGGAGAGCCAGTCGCGCGACGCCGTGTTGCGCTCCTTCGACGCGTCCGAGAAGGCCCTCGACACCCACATCGACATCTACATGATCCACTGGCCTCGCCCGGCCCGGAACCAGTACGTCGACGTCTGGCGCACGCTCATCGAGCTGCGCGACGCGGGCCGCGTCACCACCATCGGCGTCTCCAACTTCACGGAGGCCCATGTGCAGCGCCTGATCGACGAGACGGGCGTCACCCCGGCCGTCAACCAGGTGGAGTCGCACCCGTGGCTGCCCCAGCACGACCTACGCGCCTTCCACGCCGCCCACGGCATCGTCACCCAGGCCTGGAGCCCGCTCGGCCGGGGCCGGGTGCTGCAGGACCCGACGCTGGCGGCCATCGCGGAGCGGCTCGACGTCACCGTCGCGCAGGTCATCATCCGCTGGCACCTGCAACTCGGCAGCGCGCTCATCCCCAAGTCGACGCACCCCGAGAGGCTTCGCCAGAACAACGACGTGGACGGCTTCGAGCTGAGCGAGGAGGACATGTCCACCATCGCCCGGCTCGAGACGGGGCAGCGCACGGGCACGCACCCCGACGACCGCCAGTAG